The Mus musculus strain C57BL/6J chromosome 2, GRCm38.p6 C57BL/6J genome has a window encoding:
- the Lcn6 gene encoding epididymal-specific lipocalin-6 isoform X4, translating to MKVILLTAALLALVSIPWLQAVWLGRLDPKQLLGPWYVLAVASRAKDFMVEKDMKNVEGVVVTLTPDNKLRVESSRHGPGGCHQSTVELLKQESRWVFENPSLGILDYRVLGTNFKDYAVVFTQLEFGDEVFNTVSLYKAAPSCPGRTEMASHEAMQLFTKWSQGLGFLSQQQAQLQKDLTCAHKILQ from the exons ATGAAGGTGATCCTTCTGACTGCTGCTCTTCTTGCTTTGGTCTCTATTCCCTGGTTGCAGGCAGTGTGGCTGGGAAGGCTGGACCCTAAGCAG ctcctcGGTCCCTGGTATGTCCTGGCTGTGGCCTCCCGTGCAAAGGACTTCATGGTGGAGAAGGACATGAAGAATGTGGAAGGTGTCGTGGTGACTCTTACTCCAGATAACAAATTGAGAGTTGAGTCCTCTCGGCATGG GCCAGGCGGATGTCATCAGAGCACCGTGGAGCTGCTGAAGCAAGAGTCCCGATGGGTGTTTGAGAATCCCT CTCTGGGTATATTGGATTATCGGGTACTGGGCACTAACTTCAAAGACTACGCTGTCGTCTTCACACAGCTGGAATTTGGGGATGAGGTCTTCAACACAGTGTCGTTGTACA AGGCTGCTCCTTCCTGCCCAGGTCGGACAGAGATGGCTAGCCACGAAGCCATGCAGCTATTCACCAAATGGAGCCAGGGGCTGGGCTTCTTGTCTCAACAGCAGGCTCAGCTGCAGAAGGACC TCACTTGTGCACACAAGATCCTCCAG TGA
- the Lcn6 gene encoding epididymal-specific lipocalin-6 isoform X1, with product MKVILLTAALLALVSIPWLQAVWLGRLDPKQLLGPWYVLAVASRAKDFMVEKDMKNVEGVVVTLTPDNKLRVESSRHGPGGCHQSTVELLKQESRWVFENPSLGILDYRVLGTNFKDYAVVFTQLEFGDEVFNTVSLYKAAPSCPGRTEMASHEAMQLFTKWSQGLGFLSQQQAQLQKDLRPVWTVSSTEACGWDPGNCYSPILTTGSLLLQSLVHTRSSSECHTLDIAPQHPGILVEVGRHGLCTVAGGTGADWLLS from the exons ATGAAGGTGATCCTTCTGACTGCTGCTCTTCTTGCTTTGGTCTCTATTCCCTGGTTGCAGGCAGTGTGGCTGGGAAGGCTGGACCCTAAGCAG ctcctcGGTCCCTGGTATGTCCTGGCTGTGGCCTCCCGTGCAAAGGACTTCATGGTGGAGAAGGACATGAAGAATGTGGAAGGTGTCGTGGTGACTCTTACTCCAGATAACAAATTGAGAGTTGAGTCCTCTCGGCATGG GCCAGGCGGATGTCATCAGAGCACCGTGGAGCTGCTGAAGCAAGAGTCCCGATGGGTGTTTGAGAATCCCT CTCTGGGTATATTGGATTATCGGGTACTGGGCACTAACTTCAAAGACTACGCTGTCGTCTTCACACAGCTGGAATTTGGGGATGAGGTCTTCAACACAGTGTCGTTGTACA AGGCTGCTCCTTCCTGCCCAGGTCGGACAGAGATGGCTAGCCACGAAGCCATGCAGCTATTCACCAAATGGAGCCAGGGGCTGGGCTTCTTGTCTCAACAGCAGGCTCAGCTGCAGAAGGACC tcaggcctgtctGGACAGTTTCTTCAACAGAGGCTTGTGGGTGGGATCCTGGGAACTGCTACAGCCCCATTCTCACAACTGGCTCGCTTCTTCTACAGTCACTTGTGCACACAAGATCCTCCAG TGAGTGCCACACCCTGGATATAGCACCACAGCATCCTGGCATCCTGGTGGAGGTGGGCAGGCACGGTCTTTGCACAGTGGCTGGTGGTACTGGcgctgattggctgctctcctaG
- the Lcn6 gene encoding epididymal-specific lipocalin-6 isoform X5 produces the protein MKVILLTAALLALVSIPWLQAVWLGRLDPKQLLGPWYVLAVASRAKDFMVEKDMKNVEGVVVTLTPDNKLRVESSRHGLYLLPPVLAEASSLHKAMGTFQSYWIFIPSPANETSSVLSVSHPRTGDP, from the exons ATGAAGGTGATCCTTCTGACTGCTGCTCTTCTTGCTTTGGTCTCTATTCCCTGGTTGCAGGCAGTGTGGCTGGGAAGGCTGGACCCTAAGCAG ctcctcGGTCCCTGGTATGTCCTGGCTGTGGCCTCCCGTGCAAAGGACTTCATGGTGGAGAAGGACATGAAGAATGTGGAAGGTGTCGTGGTGACTCTTACTCCAGATAACAAATTGAGAGTTGAGTCCTCTCGGCATGG GCTCTACTTGTTGCCTCCAGTACTGGCAGAAGCATCCAGTTTACACAAGGCTATGGGGACATTCCAGTCCTACTGGATCTTCATTCCCTCCCCAGCCAACGAAACCTCCTCTGTGCTTTCTGTCTCCCATCCAAGGACTGGAGACCCCTGA
- the Lcn6 gene encoding epididymal-specific lipocalin-6 isoform 2 precursor (isoform 2 precursor is encoded by transcript variant 2), translating to MKVILLTAALLALVSIPWLQAVWLGRLDPKQLLGPWYVLAVASRAKDFMVEKDMKNVEGVVVTLTPDNKLRVESSRHGPGGCHQSTVELLKQESRWVFENPSLGILDYRVLGTNFKDYAVVFTQLEFGDEVFNTVSLYSRTEMASHEAMQLFTKWSQGLGFLSQQQAQLQKDLTCAHKILQ from the exons ATGAAGGTGATCCTTCTGACTGCTGCTCTTCTTGCTTTGGTCTCTATTCCCTGGTTGCAGGCAGTGTGGCTGGGAAGGCTGGACCCTAAGCAG ctcctcGGTCCCTGGTATGTCCTGGCTGTGGCCTCCCGTGCAAAGGACTTCATGGTGGAGAAGGACATGAAGAATGTGGAAGGTGTCGTGGTGACTCTTACTCCAGATAACAAATTGAGAGTTGAGTCCTCTCGGCATGG GCCAGGCGGATGTCATCAGAGCACCGTGGAGCTGCTGAAGCAAGAGTCCCGATGGGTGTTTGAGAATCCCT CTCTGGGTATATTGGATTATCGGGTACTGGGCACTAACTTCAAAGACTACGCTGTCGTCTTCACACAGCTGGAATTTGGGGATGAGGTCTTCAACACAGTGTCGTTGTACA GTCGGACAGAGATGGCTAGCCACGAAGCCATGCAGCTATTCACCAAATGGAGCCAGGGGCTGGGCTTCTTGTCTCAACAGCAGGCTCAGCTGCAGAAGGACC TCACTTGTGCACACAAGATCCTCCAG TGA
- the Lcn10 gene encoding epididymal-specific lipocalin-10 precursor, with translation MKLEMALSIALALAVVSWTQEFFPKEAQTLNWSKFSGFWYIIAIATDTQGFLPARDKRKLGASVVKVHKTGQLRVVIAFSRPRGCQSREVTLKKDRKRPVFRNTLKGVKGFHVLSTDYTYGLVYLRLGRGGSNYKSLLLFNRQNISSFLSLREFLDTCHILQLTKQATILPKDDSCAHTILP, from the exons ATGAAGTTAGAGATGGCCCTATCCATAGCTCTAGCCCTGGCTGTGGTGTCCTGGACGCAGGAGTTTTTCCCTAAGGAGGCCCAGACTCTCAACTGGAGCAAG TTTTCAGGCTTCTGGTACATTATTGCCATCGCCACAGACACCCAGGGGTTCCTACCGGCTAGAGACAAGAGGAAGCTGGGGGCATCTGTGGTCAAGGTGCACAAAACAGGCCAGCTCAGGGTGGTCATCGCCTTCAGCAG GCCTCGGGGCTGCCAGTCCAGGGAGGTGACTCTGAAGAAGGACAGGAAGAGACCTGTGTTCAGGAATACCC TCAAGGGAGTAAAGGGCTTCCATGTGCTGTCCACGGACTACACGTACGGCCTGGTATACCTCCGCCTGGGGCGTGGAGGCAGCAACTACAAGAGCCTGCTGCTTTTCA ACAGACAGAACATCTCTAGCTTCCTGAGTCTGCGAGAATTTCTGGACACATGTCATATTCTGCAGCTCACCAAACAGGCCACCATCCTTCCGAAAGACG ATTCCTGTGCACATACGATCCTGCCTTGA
- the Lcn6 gene encoding epididymal-specific lipocalin-6 isoform X2: MKVILLTAALLALVSIPWLQAVWLGRLDPKQLLGPWYVLAVASRAKDFMVEKDMKNVEGVVVTLTPDNKLRVESSRHGPGGCHQSTVELLKQESRWVFENPSLGILDYRVLGTNFKDYAVVFTQLEFGDEVFNTVSLYKAAPSCPGRTEMASHEAMQLFTKWSQGLGFLSQQQAQLQKDLSSTEACGWDPGNCYSPILTTGSLLLQSLVHTRSSSECHTLDIAPQHPGILVEVGRHGLCTVAGGTGADWLLS; this comes from the exons ATGAAGGTGATCCTTCTGACTGCTGCTCTTCTTGCTTTGGTCTCTATTCCCTGGTTGCAGGCAGTGTGGCTGGGAAGGCTGGACCCTAAGCAG ctcctcGGTCCCTGGTATGTCCTGGCTGTGGCCTCCCGTGCAAAGGACTTCATGGTGGAGAAGGACATGAAGAATGTGGAAGGTGTCGTGGTGACTCTTACTCCAGATAACAAATTGAGAGTTGAGTCCTCTCGGCATGG GCCAGGCGGATGTCATCAGAGCACCGTGGAGCTGCTGAAGCAAGAGTCCCGATGGGTGTTTGAGAATCCCT CTCTGGGTATATTGGATTATCGGGTACTGGGCACTAACTTCAAAGACTACGCTGTCGTCTTCACACAGCTGGAATTTGGGGATGAGGTCTTCAACACAGTGTCGTTGTACA AGGCTGCTCCTTCCTGCCCAGGTCGGACAGAGATGGCTAGCCACGAAGCCATGCAGCTATTCACCAAATGGAGCCAGGGGCTGGGCTTCTTGTCTCAACAGCAGGCTCAGCTGCAGAAGGACC TTTCTTCAACAGAGGCTTGTGGGTGGGATCCTGGGAACTGCTACAGCCCCATTCTCACAACTGGCTCGCTTCTTCTACAGTCACTTGTGCACACAAGATCCTCCAG TGAGTGCCACACCCTGGATATAGCACCACAGCATCCTGGCATCCTGGTGGAGGTGGGCAGGCACGGTCTTTGCACAGTGGCTGGTGGTACTGGcgctgattggctgctctcctaG
- the Lcn6 gene encoding epididymal-specific lipocalin-6 isoform X3, translating into MKVILLTAALLALVSIPWLQAVWLGRLDPKQLLGPWYVLAVASRAKDFMVEKDMKNVEGVVVTLTPDNKLRVESSRHGPGGCHQSTVELLKQESRWVFENPSLGILDYRVLGTNFKDYAVVFTQLEFGDEVFNTVSLYSRTEMASHEAMQLFTKWSQGLGFLSQQQAQLQKDLRPVWTVSSTEACGWDPGNCYSPILTTGSLLLQSLVHTRSSSECHTLDIAPQHPGILVEVGRHGLCTVAGGTGADWLLS; encoded by the exons ATGAAGGTGATCCTTCTGACTGCTGCTCTTCTTGCTTTGGTCTCTATTCCCTGGTTGCAGGCAGTGTGGCTGGGAAGGCTGGACCCTAAGCAG ctcctcGGTCCCTGGTATGTCCTGGCTGTGGCCTCCCGTGCAAAGGACTTCATGGTGGAGAAGGACATGAAGAATGTGGAAGGTGTCGTGGTGACTCTTACTCCAGATAACAAATTGAGAGTTGAGTCCTCTCGGCATGG GCCAGGCGGATGTCATCAGAGCACCGTGGAGCTGCTGAAGCAAGAGTCCCGATGGGTGTTTGAGAATCCCT CTCTGGGTATATTGGATTATCGGGTACTGGGCACTAACTTCAAAGACTACGCTGTCGTCTTCACACAGCTGGAATTTGGGGATGAGGTCTTCAACACAGTGTCGTTGTACA GTCGGACAGAGATGGCTAGCCACGAAGCCATGCAGCTATTCACCAAATGGAGCCAGGGGCTGGGCTTCTTGTCTCAACAGCAGGCTCAGCTGCAGAAGGACC tcaggcctgtctGGACAGTTTCTTCAACAGAGGCTTGTGGGTGGGATCCTGGGAACTGCTACAGCCCCATTCTCACAACTGGCTCGCTTCTTCTACAGTCACTTGTGCACACAAGATCCTCCAG TGAGTGCCACACCCTGGATATAGCACCACAGCATCCTGGCATCCTGGTGGAGGTGGGCAGGCACGGTCTTTGCACAGTGGCTGGTGGTACTGGcgctgattggctgctctcctaG
- the Lcn6 gene encoding epididymal-specific lipocalin-6 isoform 1 precursor (isoform 1 precursor is encoded by transcript variant 1) — MKVILLTAALLALVSIPWLQAVWLGRLDPKQLLGPWYVLAVASRAKDFMVEKDMKNVEGVVVTLTPDNKLRVESSRHGPGGCHQSTVELLKQESRWVFENPSLGILDYRVLGTNFKDYAVVFTQLEFGDEVFNTVSLYSRTEMASHEAMQLFTKWSQGLGFLSQQQAQLQKDLSSTEACGWDPGNCYSPILTTGSLLLQSLVHTRSSSECHTLDIAPQHPGILVEVGRHGLCTVAGGTGADWLLS; from the exons ATGAAGGTGATCCTTCTGACTGCTGCTCTTCTTGCTTTGGTCTCTATTCCCTGGTTGCAGGCAGTGTGGCTGGGAAGGCTGGACCCTAAGCAG ctcctcGGTCCCTGGTATGTCCTGGCTGTGGCCTCCCGTGCAAAGGACTTCATGGTGGAGAAGGACATGAAGAATGTGGAAGGTGTCGTGGTGACTCTTACTCCAGATAACAAATTGAGAGTTGAGTCCTCTCGGCATGG GCCAGGCGGATGTCATCAGAGCACCGTGGAGCTGCTGAAGCAAGAGTCCCGATGGGTGTTTGAGAATCCCT CTCTGGGTATATTGGATTATCGGGTACTGGGCACTAACTTCAAAGACTACGCTGTCGTCTTCACACAGCTGGAATTTGGGGATGAGGTCTTCAACACAGTGTCGTTGTACA GTCGGACAGAGATGGCTAGCCACGAAGCCATGCAGCTATTCACCAAATGGAGCCAGGGGCTGGGCTTCTTGTCTCAACAGCAGGCTCAGCTGCAGAAGGACC TTTCTTCAACAGAGGCTTGTGGGTGGGATCCTGGGAACTGCTACAGCCCCATTCTCACAACTGGCTCGCTTCTTCTACAGTCACTTGTGCACACAAGATCCTCCAG TGAGTGCCACACCCTGGATATAGCACCACAGCATCCTGGCATCCTGGTGGAGGTGGGCAGGCACGGTCTTTGCACAGTGGCTGGTGGTACTGGcgctgattggctgctctcctaG